In the genome of Streptomyces violaceoruber, the window CCGCAACCTGGACGCCTGCTTCCGCGAAGGAGCCCGGCGGTTCGGCTGGGCCGGGCGCGACCCGCGACCCGGCGTGCGCCGTGACGGGCGCTGGCTGCTGGGGACGGGCACCGCCGCCGCCTCCTTCCACTCGGGTGCCGGTCCCTCCACGGCCGTTGTGACCGCCGAGGCCGACGGCGGGTTCACGGTACGGATCGCCGCCGCCGATCTCGGCACCGGCGCCCGTACGGCGCTCACCCTGGTCGCCGCCGACGCCCTCGAGGTCGCGCCCGACCGGGTCCGGGTGCGTATCGGTGACAGCGACTTCGGCCCCGCGATGATCGCGGGCGGCTCGATGGGCACGCGGTCCTGGGCCTGGGCGGTCACGGAGGCGGCCCGCGAACTGCGGGAGCGGCTGGCCCTGGGCACGACGATCCCGCCGGAGGGCATCACCGTACGGTCCGACACCACCGCCCTGCTCGGCGCCCTCGCGCAGAAGGAACGGCACTCCTTCGGCGCGCAGTTCGCCGAGGTCGCCGTGGACACCGCCACCGGCGAGGTGCGGGTGCGCCGCATGCTCGGCATCTTCGCGGCCGGCCGGATCGTCAACCCGCTCACCGCCCGCAACCAGCTCGTCGGCGGCATGGTCTGGGGCATCTCCATGGCCCTGCACGAGGAGGCGGTCCGGGACCGGACGAGCGGCGGCCTCTACGCCCCCGACCTCGCCGGCTACCACGTGGCCACCAACGCCGACGTGGGCGACGTCCAGGCCGACTGGGTGGACGACCCCGACCCCGAGGACCCGGTCGGTATCAAGGGCGTCGGCGAGATCGGCATCGTGGGCGCCGCGGCGGCCGTCGCCAACGCCGTCTGGCACGCGACCGGCGTACGCCACCGCAACCTGCCGATCCGGCCGGACCGGGTACTGTCGGCGGTGCCCGCGAGCTCGGGAGCGGCGGATGCTTGACATCGCCGAGGAGCTGGACCGCTGGCTCGCCGAGGGCCGGGAGTTCGCGGTCGCCACCATCGTCTCCGTGGGCGGCAGCGCGCCACGCGGTCCCGGCGCCGCCCTCGCCGTCGACAGCGGGGGCACCGTGATCGGCTCGGTCTCCGGCGGCTGTGTGGAGGGCGCGGTGTACGACCTGTGCGCCGACGCCCTGCGCACCGGGGAGACGCTGCGCGAACGCTTCGGCTACAGCGACGAGGACGCCTTCGCGGTCGGGCTGACCTGCGGCGGGATCGTCGACGTACTGGTCACGCCGGTCGGCGCCGACGCGCCCTCGCGCGAGGTGCTCCGGGCCGCGCTGGCCACCGCCGCCCGGAGCGGGACCGCGGCCCTCGCCCGGGTCGTCGAGGGCCCGCCCGAGCTGCTGGGCAGGGCCCTGCTCGTCCGGCCCGACGGTTCGCACACGGGAGGCCTGGGCGGCCACCCCGACCTGGACCGCACCGCGGCCGCCGAGGCCGGTGCCCTGCTGGACGCCGGGCGCACCGGCACGGTCGGACTCTCGGAGGACGGTTCGCACTGCCCCGGCGGGCTCACCCTGCTCGTCGAGACCAGCGTGCCGCCGCCCCGCATGATCGTCTTCGGCGCGGTCGACTTCGCCGCGGCGCTGGTTCGAGCCGGGAAGTTCATCGGGTACCACGTCACGGTGTGCGACGCCCGGCCCGTCTTCGCCACCCCGGCCCGTTTCCCCCAGGCCGACGAGGTCGTCGTCGACTGGCCGCACCGCTACCTGCGGGACACCCCGACCGACGGGCGCACGGTGCTGTGCGTGCTCACCCACGACGCCAAGTTCGACGTGCCGCTGCTGGCGGAGGCGCTGCGGATGCCGGTCGCGTTCGTCGGCGCGATGGGCTCGCGCCGTACCCACGAGGACCGCGACCGCCGGCTGCGCCAGGCCGGCCTGAGCGGGGACGAGCTGTCCCGGCTGCGTTCACCGATCGGCCTCGACCTCGGCGCCCGCACCCCCGAGGAGACGGCCCTGTCCATCGCGGCGGAGATCGTCGCGGCCCGCCGCGGCGGTACGGGCGTCCCGCTGACGGGCGGGGCGGCACCGATCCACCGGGAGGCGACGGGGCGGCCGCCTGAGGAGAAGGCAAGGGAGGCGGCTGCCTGAGGGACCCGGACAGGGCGGTCGCCCGGGAAGGAGGCTCAAGGCAGCGTCGACTCGCCGGCCAGGCGCACCGAGCACTCCAGCAACATGGCGTGCACGAAGGCCTGCGGGAGGTTGCCGCGGAGCTGGCGCTGGCGCACGTCGTACTCCTCGGCGAACAGCCCGGCCGGCCCGCAGGCCGCCCGGGTGCGCTCGAACCAGCGGAACGCGTCCACCCGGTCGCCGACCCGGTGCGTGGCCAGCGCCATGGCGAAGCCGCACAGCAGGAAGGCACCCTCGGCCTCGCCCAGCGGCACCCCGGGATGTTCGAAGCGGTACAGGTACCCGTCCTCGGACAGGCGGGATTCGACGTACGCGCGGGTGGCGGCGTCGCCGTCGTCTTCGAAGGTGCAGCCGCGCGCCATCGGCACCAGCAGCGCGGCCTCGGGCCCGTCGTCGTCCTCGGCCCGCCGCCAGCGGCCGTCCGCGTGCAGGCACCGACGCCGGGTCTCCCGCAGCACCGTGTCGGCGAGATCGGCGCACCGGCGCCCCGCGGCCCCGGGCAGCACCTCGGCCATCCGCCGAAGACCGCACACCACGCTCAGCCGGGAATGGGTCCACCACCGGTCCTCCAGCTCCCACAGACCGGCCTCCGGCTTCAACCACTGCCGCTCGACGACGTCCACGGCGACGGCGGCGGCCCGTTCCGCCTCGTCGGTCAGGCGGTCGTGCGCGGCCGCCGCCGCGAACAACTGCAGCGCCTCGCCGAAGGTGTCCAGCTGGAACTGGGCGCCCGCGTCGTTGCCGACGTGGTCGTTGCCGCCGGGATAGCCGGGCAGCCGCAGGGAACGCTCCTTCCCGACCGGCCGCCCGTCGACGGTGTAGGCGGGCCGCACCCGGTCGCCGTCCGCGAGGATGCGCTCGGCGACGAAGCGCACCGCGTCGTCGACCAGCGGGTGCGGCCCGTGCGCGGCGACCGCGAGAGCGGCGTAGCACTGGTCGCGCAGCCACGCGTAGCGGTAGTCGTAGTTGCGCCCGCTGTTGGCGCGTTCCGGCAGGGACGTGGTCGCGGCGGCCACCATCCCGCCCGAGACGCTGGTCAGCCCGTGCAGGACGGCGTACGCGTGCCGGGCGTCGCGGGGCGCGACCAGCCGGGAGCAGTCCGGCACGGCCCGCCGCCACTCCTGTTCCGTGGCCCGCCACAGCGCGTCCGCGTCGAGCGGTTCGGTCTCCCGCCCCGCGGACAGTTCGAGGACGAGGTCGTGCGTCTCGCCCTCGCGCAGCCGGAATTCGCCGCGCAGCCCCGCCCCGTCCCGCCACACCGCGTCCGGGGCCCCGGCGAGCCGCATCCGCAGCCCCTGCGCCCCGGCCGTCCACACCCCGTCCTCCCGCCGGGGGTCGCGCATCCGGCCCTGTCCGAAACCGGGCCGCGGGTCCAGGTCCAGGTTGAGGCGCGCCTCGCCCCGCTCCACCCGCATGCGGCGCAGCAGCACGAGCCGGTCCGTGCGGGCCGGCAGGGCCAGCGCCTCGCGGCACTCGATCACACAGTCGGCGGTCACCCACCGGCTGATCCGGATCAGCGTGCCCTCCTCGTAGGAGCCGCCCCAGACGTGCCAGGGGTCCGCGGGCTCCACCGTGAAATGCCCGGCCCCGCCGATCAGCGCGGAGAACACCGCGTCGTCGTGCCACCGCGGGGCGCACAGCCACACGATCCGGCCCCGGGGATCCAGGACAGCACCTCGTTCACCGTCGGCGAGCACGGCGTACTCGCGCAGCGCCCAGGGCGGGCAGGACGTGTCCGCTGCCGCCGCGCGCCGATCGTCGCTGTCGTTCATGACGCTACGGCTATCCCGGCGCCGGTGACCGAAACGACGCCGCCGTCCCCGCCGTCCCCGCGGTCCCCGCCACCGCTGCCGTTCCCGGCGTTCCCGTGGCCCCACCCGCGCCGTGCTCGCCCAGCGGGCCCACCGCCAGCCCCGCCTCGCGGCAGTCGCGCACGATGTCCGGCAGCGCGCCGAGCGTAGCCCGCCAGCTGCCCGGGGCGGAGGCGTGGTCGGTGTCGTGGAGGAGGACCGTGCCACCCCCGCACAGATCGGCCGCGACGGTCGCGCGTACCGAGGCGGGCGTGGCGTCGTGCCGCCAGTCCTTGCCCCACGCCGTCCACAGCACGGGCCGCAGCCCGGCCCGCCGGGCGGCCGCCCAGCGACCGGAGGTGAGGATCCCGTAGGGCGGCCGGTACCAGCGCGGCGCACGTCCGGACACCTCGTCCACCACCCGGACGGCACGCAGCAACTCGCGCGTGTCCCGCGCCGGCGACGGCCACCAGGGGCGGTCGTGCGTCCAGCCGTGGACGGCGAGTTCATGTCCGCGCCGGACCAGCTCACGGGTCAGCGCCGGATGGCGCAGGGCGTTCTCGCCCAGGACGAAGAACGTGGCCCGTACTCCGAGTCCGTCCAGCGTGTCGAGGAACCGCGGCGTGGACGCCGGGTCCGGGCCGTCGTCGAAGGTGAGCGCGACGTGGCCGGGGCTGCCCCGGCCGGCCAGGCCCGGGAACCGCCGGCGGCGCAGTTCCGGCAGCCAGGTCGCGGCCGGACCGATGTGGGCCAGCGCGGCCGCGACGACCGGAGCGACGGCGTACACCGCCCGTCCGGTGGGAAACCCATGACGCGTCCGTGGTGCCTCCGGTCTGTTCACTGTGCTCCGTCCCGGTTCGTTTCAAGGTCCTCGTGCATGCTTCAGGCCCTCGTGCATCAGGTCTTCGTGCACTACGGCGTCGTCCGTTCCGCCGCTCACCGCCTCTCCGCCCGCGCGGGACCGTCCCGAGCCGCCGGGGCCGTGTCCCAGGCGCCGTGCACCGACGGTGCCCGGGCCAGTCCGACGCTGCCGATGCCGATCAGCGCCACGCCGATCAGCTCGGGCAGCACCCGCACCCCGAGCAGGATCTCCTCGCCGAACAGGGCCCAGCCCAGGGCGACGCTGGTCAGCGCGTCACCGAGGGTCAGCGCGGGCTGCGAGGCCGCGAGGGTCCCCGCCCGCAGGGCGCTCTGCAGCAGCAGGAAGCTGGCCACGCCCAGGACGGCCGTGGCGTACGGCGGCCACTGGGTCAGCACCTCGCCCACTCCCTGGGAGAGCCGCCCGGTCAGTTCCTTGAGCAGCGCCGCCGTACCGCCGAACCCGACTGCGGACGCCGAGCCGAACAGCGCCGCGCGAGGCGCGCCGTGCACCAGGCTGCCGACCGAGGCGAGGACCGTCATCAGGACGAACAGCGCCAGCCCCGCCCAGACCCAGCGGCCCGCGGTGGCGGTGTCGTGACCGGGCGCCGGGGCGGCCGAGCCCAGGAACAGTGCGAGCCCCACGGCCAGCGCCACGAACGCCAGCCACGTCCGCGAGTCCGGACGCCGGTGGAAGACCGCACTGCCGACCACCAGCGTGAACAGTAGTTCGGTCGCCATCAGCGGCTGGACGACGGCCAGACTGCCCACCGCCAGCGCGGCCGCCTGCAGCACCGTCGTCAGCGCGAGCAGCGCCGCCCCGCCGACCCAGTACCGGTCGCGCACCAGCCGCAGCAGTGAGCGCAGCATCGTGTGCCGGGCCCCCGCCCGGTCCTCGTCCTGCGCCGCGGCCCTGCGCTGCAGTACCGACGCCGCCGCGTTGGACAGCGCCGCGAACAGGGCGAGGACGACGGTGAGGACACTCACCGCGGCGTGCTCCCGGTCATCCGAACCGTGCGGCCAGCCGCCGGTACAGGCCCGGGGCCGCGCCCCGCACCCGGCAGGGCAGACGCAGCCACGAGGGCACGTACACCTCGTCCCGGCCCCGCAGCACCGCGGTCCGCACCGCGTCGGCCACGCGCTCGGGAGGCACCGGGCGCGGCCAGGACCGCCGGTAGGGGGCGCCCCGGCGCTCGAAGAACGGGGTGTCGACGACGCCCGGCACCACATGGGTGACGCCGACGCCCGTGCCCCGCAACTCGTAGCGCAGCGAATCCGCGAAGGCGCCGATCGCGGCCTTGGCGGCGGAGTACACGGCCTCGTCGCGCACCGCGACACTGCCCGCCAGCGAGCCGATGAGCACCACCCGCCCCGACCCCGCCGCCACCATCCCCGGCAGCAGCAGCCGCACCAGCCGCAACGTGGCCAGCAGGTTGACGTCGAGCACGTCGTCGATGGTGCGCGGGGGCATGTCCAGGAACTCCCCGGCCCAGCCGACCCCGGCTCCCGCCACCAGCAGATCCACCGGCCCCGCGGTGGCCAGCGTGAAGTCGGTGAGCTGCCGGCCGGCGCCGGGGAGGGTGAGGTCCGCGGCGAACGCGGTGGCCGACGTGTCGTCGGCGACCTGGCGCAGCCGCACCGGGTCACGGCCCGTGAGCACCAGCCGCCAGCCGTCCTCGTCGCCCAGGCGGCGGGCCACGGCCGCGCCGATGCCGGAGGACGCCCCCGTCACGAGCGCCGTACGGGTCCGCGGGTCCCGGAGTCCGACGGGCTGCCGCCGGGGCTTCGCGCGGTCCGCGTCGGGTGCGACGACCTGCGGTCCGGGGACGGACCGGGGACGGGAGAACGCATGGACCATGGGGACCACCTTGGCTCGGGGCGGGCACCGGGAAGCGGCGACCTCGCGGTCGGGCTCCCGGCGTCCGGCCGGACGGGCGGTCACGGAGTATCCCCCAGGGTCCGCCCGAAACGCCCGCTTGTGCGATGGTTTGGAACCGGTGGCACCGGCAACTTGGTCCGTCGTGCATCCTCGCAGCTCATCGGTGCCCCGGCGCCCCGGCACCCCGCGCGGCCCGCAGGGCGGCAGACGTCTGCTGGTGATCAGCGCGAGCATGGGCGCGGGCCACGACACGGTCGCCGCCGAACTGGTCCGGCGGGCCCGGGAACGCGGCGACACCGCCCAGACCGTCGACGTCCTCGCCCTCCTGCCGTACGGCCTGGGCGCGGTCCTCAGGTGCTTCTACCGCGGGTCCGTACGGCACTTTCCGTGGGCGTACGCCGCCCTCTACCGCCTCTTCCTGCGGCCCGGCGCGGGACGCCGGCCGAGCGGGACGCCCCTGGCCCGGCTCGCCGGAGACCGGCTGCGCGAGCTGGCCGCACGCACCGGCGCGGACGTGGTCGTACCCGTCTTCCACCTCGGCGCCCAGCTCACCGGCCACCTCCGGGACCGCGGGCTGCTGCCCGTGCCCAGTGTCGTCCTCGTGATCGACTTCGAGCTCCACCGGCAGTGGCTGCACCCCGGCAACGACCACTGCCTGTGTCTCACCGAGGAGGCGGCGCGCGAGGCGCGGGGCAACACCGGCACTCCGGCGGAGACGTGCGGTCCCGTCGTGGCGCCCGAGTTCTCCGCCGGTCGCGTCCCGGGGGCGGCCCAGTGGCGGGAGACGTTCGACCGGCTCGGCCCCGGGCGGCCCGCGGTGGTGCTGTCCGCCGGTGCCTGGGGCGTCGGCTCGCACCTGGACGCCACCGTCCGGCTGCTGGTGGACCACGGCTATCTGCCGGTCGTGCTCTGCGGCGACAACCAGCGGCTGCGCCGCACGCTGTCCGGCACTCCCGGCGTCCTCGCCCTGGGCTGGGTGACGGACATGCCGGGCCTGCTGCACGCCGCCCGTGCCCTGATCGACAACGCGGCCGGTCAGACCGCCGTGCAGGCGCTCGCGGCCGGACTGCCGGTCGTGGGCCATCGCCCCATACCCGGTCACGGCGCGGACGGCGTCCGGCGAATGGCCGCGCTGGGTGTCTCCGAGGTCGCCGAGGACCGGACCGCGCTGCTCGAAGCCCTGGCGCGGCTCACCGCACCCGGCCCGGACCGGCGGCGACGGATCGCCGCCGGACGCGCCCTGTTCACCGGCAACGCGGACGCCCTGACACTGGTGACCGACCTGGCCGACGCCGCACGTGCGGACGTACGGCGGTGAGAGAGCGCCGCGAGCACGGAGGGGGAGCGAGGCGGGAGAGCGAGGGGAAGCGAGGGGGGAGTGCACGCCCGTTTTCCCGGACGCACACAGGGCACCCGCCCGGGGCGCGAACCGGCACAAGGAGGCGACGCCGTGCGGCTCGACGAGTTCCTCACCAGGGTCCGCGACCGCGGTGAGTTCCACGGCGACGACGAGGCCGAGCAGGTCGCCACGGCCGTGCTGTGGGTGGTCGCGTCCCGCATCCCACCGGACGATGCCGCCGACCTGGCCCGCGACCTGCCCGCACCCCTGGACGACGCGCTGCGCCCGGAACGCGGGCGCCCCGAGACCTTCGGGCGCGAGGAGTTCCTCCGGCGGGTGGCCCAGCAGACCGGTGCCCGGCCGCGCACCGCCGAGTGGGACGCGGGCGCCGTGCTGTCCACCCTCGCCGAGGCAGTGCCCCGCGAACGCGTCGACCGACTGCTGGCCTGCCTGCCCGCCGACTGCGCCGACCTCTTCGGCGGCCCGGCACCCCACTGAGAGCGGCCCCCGGAGACAGGCCACCGAGACCGAGGAGACACCCATGACGGACGTTGAGCAGCGCTACGCCGACGGGGAGGAGACACCCCTCCTCGGATACGCGGCGCTGGCCACGACCTTCGCGGCCGGTGCCGGCGCGTTCACGGTGACGGCATGGCGCCGTGGGGTCCGACTGCCCGACTCCGTCCCCGCCTGGGACGTGGTCCTGCTGGGAACGGCGACGTTCAAGGCCTCCCGGCTGCTGACCAAGGACAAGGTCACCAGCTTCCTGCGGGCCCCCTTCACCCGCCGCCAACGGGAGGGCAACGCCAACGAGGTGATGGACGCCGGGCGCGGGACCGGTCTGCGCCGTGCCGTCGGTGACCTGATCTCCTGCCCGTTCTGCACCTCCGCCTGGGTGGCCGGCGGGCTCGTGGGCACCTACGCCGTCGCGCCCAGGGCGGGGCGGCTGGTGTGCGCGGGCCTGAGCGCGGTCGTGGTGTCGGACTGGATGCAGTACGCGTGGAGCCTGACGGCGCAGAAGGCCGAGGCATGAGCCGAGAACGTGCCGACGAATGAGCCGAGGGATGTGCCGGGGAACGATCCGAGCAAGCAACGGAACGATCCGAGCAAGGAACGGATCGGGGCCCGGGGGCCAGGGCCGGGCGGCCGGTCAGTCGCGCTCGGCGCGCTCCGCCCGCTCGGCGTGCAGCTTCTTCACCCGGGCCGCCTCCTTGCGCACGTCGGCCTGGACCGCCTGCTCCCGCTCCAGCCACTCCGGGCGCTCCTGCTTCAGCGCGTCGATCTGCTCCGTGGTGAGCGGCTCGGTGACCCCGCCCCGGTGCAGGCCCGCGATGGAGACGCCCAGCTTCGCCGCCACCACCGGCCGCGGGTGCGGACCGTCGCGCCGCAGCTCGCGCAGCCACGCGGGCGGATCGGCCTGGAGTGCGTTCAGCTCGGCACGCGTGACGACGCCCTCCTGGAACTCGGCGGGTGTGGCCTCGAGGTACACACCCAGCTTCTTCGCCGCGGTCGCGGGCTTCATGGTCTGGGTGTTCTGGTGCGACGTCATGGGCCCAAGGGTATCGATCGTGTGAGTGGCTCCCGACCACGCCCGGTAACCTGGCCGGGTGACAGGCTCGGAAGCTCCCCCTTCGTTCCGGCTCGCGTACGTCCCGGGGGTGACGCCCGACAAATGGGTGCGCATCTGGAACGAGCGGCTGCCGGACGTCCCCCTCGTCCTGACCCAGGTCCCCGCCGCCGAAGCGGCAGGCGTGCTGCTGGGCGGCGACGCCGACGCCGGGCTCGTACGCCTGCCCGTCGACCGTACGGCGCTCAGTGCCATCCCCCTCTACACCGAGACCACGGTCGTGCTGGTCCCCAAGGACCATCTCGTCACCGCGGCCGACGAGGTGAGCGTCGGGGACATCGCCGAAGAGATCGTGCTGCATCCCCTGGACGACGTCCTCGACTGGGAGCGGCTGCCCGGCAGGCCCGCGCTCGAGCGCCCGGCCACCACCGCGGACGCCGTCGAACTGGTGGCGGCCGGGATCGGGGTGCTGCTCGTGCCGCTGTCGCTGGCCCGCCTGCACCACCGCAAGGACCTCACGTACCGCACGGTCACGGACGCCCCGGAGTCGAGCGTGGCCCTGTCCTGGCCCGAGGACGCGCACACGGACCGCGTCGAGGACTTCATCGGCATCGTCCGGGGCCGGA includes:
- a CDS encoding LysR substrate-binding domain-containing protein — encoded protein: MTGSEAPPSFRLAYVPGVTPDKWVRIWNERLPDVPLVLTQVPAAEAAGVLLGGDADAGLVRLPVDRTALSAIPLYTETTVVLVPKDHLVTAADEVSVGDIAEEIVLHPLDDVLDWERLPGRPALERPATTADAVELVAAGIGVLLVPLSLARLHHRKDLTYRTVTDAPESSVALSWPEDAHTDRVEDFIGIVRGRTVNSTRGRQPEPARSKGGRAEGAPSTRGKPAAGKAGGRTGGAAGGKTGGKQTGSARRGTGGSHRGASGGKGKGGGRGGRPRQR
- a CDS encoding polysaccharide deacetylase family protein, with the translated sequence MYAVAPVVAAALAHIGPAATWLPELRRRRFPGLAGRGSPGHVALTFDDGPDPASTPRFLDTLDGLGVRATFFVLGENALRHPALTRELVRRGHELAVHGWTHDRPWWPSPARDTRELLRAVRVVDEVSGRAPRWYRPPYGILTSGRWAAARRAGLRPVLWTAWGKDWRHDATPASVRATVAADLCGGGTVLLHDTDHASAPGSWRATLGALPDIVRDCREAGLAVGPLGEHGAGGATGTPGTAAVAGTAGTAGTAASFRSPAPG
- a CDS encoding DMT family transporter — protein: MSVLTVVLALFAALSNAAASVLQRRAAAQDEDRAGARHTMLRSLLRLVRDRYWVGGAALLALTTVLQAAALAVGSLAVVQPLMATELLFTLVVGSAVFHRRPDSRTWLAFVALAVGLALFLGSAAPAPGHDTATAGRWVWAGLALFVLMTVLASVGSLVHGAPRAALFGSASAVGFGGTAALLKELTGRLSQGVGEVLTQWPPYATAVLGVASFLLLQSALRAGTLAASQPALTLGDALTSVALGWALFGEEILLGVRVLPELIGVALIGIGSVGLARAPSVHGAWDTAPAARDGPARAERR
- a CDS encoding SDR family NAD(P)-dependent oxidoreductase produces the protein MVHAFSRPRSVPGPQVVAPDADRAKPRRQPVGLRDPRTRTALVTGASSGIGAAVARRLGDEDGWRLVLTGRDPVRLRQVADDTSATAFAADLTLPGAGRQLTDFTLATAGPVDLLVAGAGVGWAGEFLDMPPRTIDDVLDVNLLATLRLVRLLLPGMVAAGSGRVVLIGSLAGSVAVRDEAVYSAAKAAIGAFADSLRYELRGTGVGVTHVVPGVVDTPFFERRGAPYRRSWPRPVPPERVADAVRTAVLRGRDEVYVPSWLRLPCRVRGAAPGLYRRLAARFG
- a CDS encoding DUF2267 domain-containing protein, whose product is MRLDEFLTRVRDRGEFHGDDEAEQVATAVLWVVASRIPPDDAADLARDLPAPLDDALRPERGRPETFGREEFLRRVAQQTGARPRTAEWDAGAVLSTLAEAVPRERVDRLLACLPADCADLFGGPAPH
- a CDS encoding XdhC family protein, whose translation is MLDIAEELDRWLAEGREFAVATIVSVGGSAPRGPGAALAVDSGGTVIGSVSGGCVEGAVYDLCADALRTGETLRERFGYSDEDAFAVGLTCGGIVDVLVTPVGADAPSREVLRAALATAARSGTAALARVVEGPPELLGRALLVRPDGSHTGGLGGHPDLDRTAAAEAGALLDAGRTGTVGLSEDGSHCPGGLTLLVETSVPPPRMIVFGAVDFAAALVRAGKFIGYHVTVCDARPVFATPARFPQADEVVVDWPHRYLRDTPTDGRTVLCVLTHDAKFDVPLLAEALRMPVAFVGAMGSRRTHEDRDRRLRQAGLSGDELSRLRSPIGLDLGARTPEETALSIAAEIVAARRGGTGVPLTGGAAPIHREATGRPPEEKAREAAA
- a CDS encoding DUF1360 domain-containing protein gives rise to the protein MTDVEQRYADGEETPLLGYAALATTFAAGAGAFTVTAWRRGVRLPDSVPAWDVVLLGTATFKASRLLTKDKVTSFLRAPFTRRQREGNANEVMDAGRGTGLRRAVGDLISCPFCTSAWVAGGLVGTYAVAPRAGRLVCAGLSAVVVSDWMQYAWSLTAQKAEA
- a CDS encoding MGDG synthase family glycosyltransferase, encoding MPRRPGTPRGPQGGRRLLVISASMGAGHDTVAAELVRRARERGDTAQTVDVLALLPYGLGAVLRCFYRGSVRHFPWAYAALYRLFLRPGAGRRPSGTPLARLAGDRLRELAARTGADVVVPVFHLGAQLTGHLRDRGLLPVPSVVLVIDFELHRQWLHPGNDHCLCLTEEAAREARGNTGTPAETCGPVVAPEFSAGRVPGAAQWRETFDRLGPGRPAVVLSAGAWGVGSHLDATVRLLVDHGYLPVVLCGDNQRLRRTLSGTPGVLALGWVTDMPGLLHAARALIDNAAGQTAVQALAAGLPVVGHRPIPGHGADGVRRMAALGVSEVAEDRTALLEALARLTAPGPDRRRRIAAGRALFTGNADALTLVTDLADAARADVRR
- a CDS encoding DUF5997 family protein, yielding MTSHQNTQTMKPATAAKKLGVYLEATPAEFQEGVVTRAELNALQADPPAWLRELRRDGPHPRPVVAAKLGVSIAGLHRGGVTEPLTTEQIDALKQERPEWLEREQAVQADVRKEAARVKKLHAERAERAERD
- a CDS encoding glycoside hydrolase family 15 protein, which translates into the protein MNDSDDRRAAAADTSCPPWALREYAVLADGERGAVLDPRGRIVWLCAPRWHDDAVFSALIGGAGHFTVEPADPWHVWGGSYEEGTLIRISRWVTADCVIECREALALPARTDRLVLLRRMRVERGEARLNLDLDPRPGFGQGRMRDPRREDGVWTAGAQGLRMRLAGAPDAVWRDGAGLRGEFRLREGETHDLVLELSAGRETEPLDADALWRATEQEWRRAVPDCSRLVAPRDARHAYAVLHGLTSVSGGMVAAATTSLPERANSGRNYDYRYAWLRDQCYAALAVAAHGPHPLVDDAVRFVAERILADGDRVRPAYTVDGRPVGKERSLRLPGYPGGNDHVGNDAGAQFQLDTFGEALQLFAAAAAHDRLTDEAERAAAVAVDVVERQWLKPEAGLWELEDRWWTHSRLSVVCGLRRMAEVLPGAAGRRCADLADTVLRETRRRCLHADGRWRRAEDDDGPEAALLVPMARGCTFEDDGDAATRAYVESRLSEDGYLYRFEHPGVPLGEAEGAFLLCGFAMALATHRVGDRVDAFRWFERTRAACGPAGLFAEEYDVRQRQLRGNLPQAFVHAMLLECSVRLAGESTLP